A single window of Granulicella sibirica DNA harbors:
- a CDS encoding carboxypeptidase-like regulatory domain-containing protein, whose protein sequence is MHSKFKVLAASSLLALVQLLTPAANAQQTLGAIVGTVTDATGSVLPDATVTAVADGTNLTRTTQSSSSGSYALQNLPIGSYSVTISDTGFTSVKFPGINIQADRTVTLPATLAVGSTNESVTVEATPLLNAVDTTNGYVLDKAQIEAIPLPTGSFTGLAILSPGVNAELPSGTGALSGLGNSPIWANGQRDTSNSFSLNGVDASNLFNGKSTSNVGSARVVNSTGVSSSTGAAGVIQSSASIYLSIGNAIPTPAPETIQEVHVNASMYDAQQGSTSGAHIDMSTSTGTNSYHGQVYGRRGTNAMNAAPFFFKNDDDIPANLKNPQLHRYVVGGTFGGPIIKDKLFGFVAYQHLQVSDSEIGYSFLDVPVGLSDTTRDAASFATLVNNQYGTSLGAGDIDKTALALFNSPALSGQPGKWLIPNDTASGSLSPTHPFDAFIPGTGRFKADIGVANLDYNATKKDTLALKYYYQHDPTLAPYAYSSVPGFTEHLDSGAQVFSIVNTYLVKSNLSTTQTLGYIREKTYATNEQPFGPSAIPGGNVGTVSINQFGSNYFPGVSIVNVLGSTANNAGVGTGILNIGPNAEGQGPNTGVFQNRLQPSANAIWTLGKHTVTFGGSYSYTQLNTIDKRPGTGTIATDDLSQYAQGLVTPGGSSTGFYVSSFLQGNASRYYRANQVGMYVQDKFQVTPTLSLTAGLRYDWDGGLTEKEGRIFNFDPTLYKYNAAADNIDNPGFIIAGNNTNGTSGVSPTTLTGRQYGIGPRLGAAWSPTMFNSKVVVRSGFGMYYDRGELFSYFSPGYAIGTVTGGPFGVNQQLPFVTAQSCVPTNFYEGFLPTCDGTNAGGNLANPYGSSQSAPPTNPKSSDLSKYLPNLASINNGGQPISLGVYDRANKLPYTYNYTLDIQWQPRNDLAISLGYVGNLGRHQVIPVPFNQPNIATPSSPINGEKYTYGYTVEGAQLNDGSDYKFDYEGGNVDHRVPYLGYAAESIDYKAGGIDAYNALQAHIEKRMSHGVSVGMSYTWSHALDEQSGLGLFYNGNNPLNLRDAYGSADFDRTHVLNFNYVFRFPDLAEKHSIMGRIANGWSLVGLTVLQSGQPYSVIDFTGAVGSIYYSTNNGITNPIVPLAPGCTPQNAKTGLSGAFGDAALKASCFTVPLLAPGALNGAIPSTDNFETSFTSGQRNIFRQSFQKRADASILKVANINDRYSLKYTFDIYNLTNTSSFDIPGNEVSQNQNFNNFPTYGQPLYNAPFGLGVVTHTIGSPRQIQMSLRLLF, encoded by the coding sequence CGGGACCAACCTCACCCGCACCACGCAGTCCAGCTCGTCCGGCAGCTACGCGCTTCAGAACCTGCCCATCGGAAGCTACTCGGTCACCATCAGCGACACCGGTTTTACGTCCGTGAAGTTCCCGGGCATCAATATCCAGGCGGATCGCACGGTGACGCTTCCTGCGACCCTCGCCGTCGGCTCCACCAACGAGAGCGTCACCGTCGAAGCCACGCCGCTCCTGAACGCCGTCGACACGACGAACGGTTACGTGCTCGATAAGGCACAGATCGAAGCCATCCCGCTTCCCACCGGAAGCTTCACCGGCCTCGCCATCCTCTCGCCCGGCGTCAACGCCGAACTCCCGTCCGGCACCGGCGCTCTCTCCGGCCTCGGCAACTCCCCGATCTGGGCAAACGGCCAGCGCGACACCTCGAACAGCTTCTCGCTGAACGGCGTCGATGCCTCAAATCTCTTCAACGGCAAGTCGACCTCGAACGTCGGCTCCGCACGCGTCGTCAACTCGACCGGCGTCTCCTCGAGCACCGGCGCAGCCGGCGTCATCCAGTCTTCTGCCTCGATCTATCTCTCAATCGGCAATGCGATCCCCACCCCCGCTCCTGAGACCATCCAGGAAGTTCACGTCAATGCCTCCATGTACGACGCCCAACAGGGTTCCACCTCCGGCGCTCATATCGACATGAGCACCTCCACCGGAACGAACTCTTATCACGGCCAGGTCTACGGACGCCGCGGCACCAACGCCATGAACGCCGCGCCCTTCTTCTTCAAGAACGATGACGACATCCCGGCCAACCTGAAGAATCCGCAGCTCCACCGCTACGTCGTAGGCGGAACCTTCGGCGGTCCCATCATCAAGGACAAGCTCTTCGGCTTCGTCGCCTACCAGCACCTGCAGGTCTCCGACTCCGAGATTGGCTACTCCTTCCTCGACGTCCCCGTCGGCCTCTCCGACACTACGCGCGACGCCGCCAGCTTCGCCACCCTCGTGAACAACCAGTACGGCACCAGCCTCGGCGCCGGCGACATCGATAAGACAGCCCTCGCGCTCTTCAACTCGCCCGCGCTCTCCGGTCAGCCCGGCAAGTGGCTCATCCCCAACGACACCGCATCCGGCAGCCTCTCTCCGACCCACCCCTTCGACGCCTTCATCCCAGGAACCGGCCGCTTCAAGGCCGACATCGGCGTCGCCAACCTCGACTACAACGCCACCAAGAAGGACACGCTCGCGCTCAAGTACTACTACCAGCACGATCCCACCCTCGCCCCTTACGCCTACTCGAGCGTCCCCGGTTTCACCGAGCATCTCGACTCCGGCGCGCAGGTCTTCTCCATCGTCAACACCTACCTGGTGAAGTCGAACCTCTCCACTACTCAGACCCTCGGCTATATCCGCGAGAAGACCTACGCGACCAACGAGCAGCCCTTCGGCCCCTCAGCTATCCCGGGAGGCAACGTCGGCACGGTCTCGATCAATCAGTTCGGGTCCAACTACTTTCCCGGCGTGTCGATCGTGAATGTCCTGGGCTCCACCGCCAATAACGCCGGAGTCGGAACCGGCATCCTCAACATCGGCCCGAACGCCGAAGGCCAGGGCCCGAACACCGGGGTCTTCCAGAACCGTCTCCAGCCCTCGGCCAACGCCATCTGGACCCTCGGCAAGCACACCGTCACCTTCGGCGGAAGCTACAGCTACACCCAGCTCAACACCATCGACAAGCGCCCCGGTACGGGAACGATTGCCACCGACGATCTCAGCCAGTACGCCCAGGGTCTCGTGACCCCCGGCGGCTCGTCCACTGGCTTCTATGTCAGCTCGTTCCTTCAGGGCAATGCGAGCCGCTACTACCGCGCCAATCAGGTCGGCATGTACGTGCAGGACAAGTTTCAGGTGACCCCAACCCTCTCGCTCACCGCCGGTCTTCGCTACGACTGGGATGGCGGCCTCACCGAGAAGGAAGGCCGCATCTTCAACTTCGACCCCACCCTTTACAAGTACAACGCCGCCGCCGATAACATCGACAACCCCGGCTTCATCATCGCCGGCAACAACACTAATGGCACATCCGGCGTCAGCCCCACCACCCTCACCGGCCGCCAGTACGGTATCGGCCCGCGCCTCGGTGCCGCCTGGTCGCCCACCATGTTCAACAGTAAGGTCGTCGTCCGCTCGGGCTTCGGCATGTACTACGATCGCGGCGAACTCTTCAGCTACTTCTCGCCCGGATACGCCATCGGAACCGTCACCGGCGGGCCCTTCGGCGTCAACCAGCAACTTCCCTTCGTGACGGCGCAATCCTGCGTACCGACCAACTTCTACGAGGGTTTTCTTCCCACGTGCGACGGAACCAATGCTGGCGGCAATCTCGCCAACCCCTACGGCAGTTCGCAGAGCGCGCCTCCGACCAACCCCAAGTCCTCCGACCTCAGCAAGTACCTGCCGAACCTCGCATCGATCAACAATGGCGGCCAGCCCATCTCGCTCGGCGTCTACGACCGCGCCAACAAGCTTCCCTACACCTATAACTACACCCTCGACATCCAGTGGCAGCCGCGCAACGACCTCGCCATCTCGCTCGGCTACGTCGGCAACCTTGGTCGCCATCAGGTGATCCCGGTGCCCTTCAACCAGCCCAACATCGCTACCCCATCGAGCCCCATCAACGGCGAGAAATACACCTACGGCTACACCGTCGAGGGAGCCCAACTCAACGATGGAAGCGACTACAAGTTCGACTACGAAGGCGGCAACGTCGACCATCGCGTCCCCTACCTCGGCTATGCGGCTGAGTCGATCGACTACAAGGCAGGCGGCATCGACGCCTATAACGCCCTGCAGGCGCATATCGAAAAGCGCATGAGCCACGGCGTCTCGGTCGGCATGTCCTACACCTGGTCGCACGCGCTCGATGAGCAGAGCGGTCTCGGCCTCTTCTACAACGGCAACAATCCGCTCAACCTGCGCGACGCCTACGGCTCGGCCGACTTCGACCGCACCCACGTTCTCAACTTCAACTACGTCTTCCGCTTCCCTGACCTCGCCGAGAAGCACTCCATCATGGGCCGCATCGCCAACGGCTGGTCGCTCGTCGGCCTCACCGTTCTCCAAAGTGGTCAGCCCTACTCGGTCATCGACTTCACCGGAGCCGTCGGCAGCATCTACTACTCCACGAACAACGGCATCACCAATCCCATCGTGCCGCTCGCACCCGGTTGCACCCCACAGAACGCCAAGACCGGCCTCTCGGGAGCATTCGGCGATGCGGCCCTCAAGGCCTCCTGCTTCACCGTCCCGCTGCTCGCCCCCGGAGCTCTCAACGGAGCCATCCCCTCGACCGACAACTTCGAGACGAGCTTCACCAGTGGCCAGCGCAATATCTTCCGTCAGTCCTTCCAGAAGCGTGCTGACGCTTCGATCTTAAAGGTAGCGAACATCAACGACCGCTACAGCCTCAAGTACACCTTCGACATCTATAACCTCACCAACACCTCTAGCTTCGACATCCCTGGGAACGAGGTCTCGCAAAACCAGAACTTCAACAACTTCCCCACCTATGGTCAGCCGCTCTACAACGCACCCTTCGGTCTTGGCGTTGTCACCCACACCATCGGCAGCCCACGGCAGATCCAGATGTCGCTTCGGCTTCTGTTCTAA
- a CDS encoding GMC family oxidoreductase, whose translation MKQYSTNDIVDAVVIGTGAGGAPLLARLALAGLKVVAIEAGKWWDPADFATDEKAQGGIYWQGERISGGGTPTAFGGNNSGTGVGGSTLHWGAFVPRADARDLRIRTEFGVGADWPLTAEELLPYYVQVEGFLGVSGPEDYPWDPARRYPLPPVALNAPAQAMEKGFRALGLRTAEAPVAVVSRDYSQPGYPLRHACVNRGYCHQGCRNGAKASMDVTYLPVAIGAGAEIRAESFVLDIERDAAGLVTAVVYRHDGQDVRQRCRAVFLCGGAVETPRLLLNRGLANGSGLVGRNFMAHVATQVWGTFAESMRMNKGFPASLISEDLMRAPDADYPGGYIVQSLGVVPVTFASQVARGRKLWGKALVDYLDQYNYLGGIGMNGDCLPDERNALTLSNEVDGFGVPKVLVRFSYGEAEKAMSAHGEKVMTEAWKAAGATDVWTFQRSAHVIGTCRMAGNERDGVVDSFGRSFEIPNLWICDNSVFPSSLAANPALTIMALSLRTADRFLSTPTLGEKS comes from the coding sequence ATGAAGCAATACAGCACGAACGATATCGTCGATGCGGTGGTGATCGGGACAGGGGCGGGTGGGGCTCCGCTGCTGGCGAGGCTTGCGTTGGCTGGGTTGAAAGTGGTGGCCATCGAGGCGGGGAAGTGGTGGGATCCGGCTGATTTTGCGACGGACGAGAAGGCGCAGGGCGGGATCTATTGGCAGGGGGAGAGGATCAGTGGGGGGGGTACCCCTACGGCGTTTGGGGGGAACAACAGCGGGACGGGGGTGGGGGGATCGACGCTGCACTGGGGAGCGTTTGTGCCTCGGGCCGACGCGCGGGACCTGCGGATCCGCACGGAGTTCGGGGTGGGGGCGGACTGGCCGCTGACGGCGGAGGAGTTGCTGCCGTACTACGTACAGGTGGAGGGTTTCCTCGGGGTGTCGGGGCCGGAAGACTATCCGTGGGATCCGGCGCGGCGTTATCCGCTTCCGCCGGTGGCCCTGAACGCTCCGGCGCAGGCAATGGAGAAGGGGTTCCGGGCGCTTGGGCTGAGGACCGCCGAGGCTCCGGTGGCGGTGGTGTCACGGGACTATAGCCAGCCGGGGTATCCGTTGCGGCATGCCTGTGTGAACCGGGGATACTGCCATCAGGGGTGCCGGAACGGGGCCAAGGCGAGCATGGATGTCACGTATCTGCCGGTGGCGATTGGGGCGGGGGCGGAGATACGGGCGGAGTCGTTCGTGCTGGATATCGAGCGGGATGCCGCCGGGCTGGTGACGGCAGTCGTGTATCGGCACGATGGGCAGGATGTGCGGCAGAGGTGTCGGGCGGTGTTTCTGTGTGGGGGAGCGGTCGAGACGCCCCGTCTGCTGCTCAACCGGGGGCTGGCGAACGGGAGCGGGCTGGTCGGGCGGAACTTTATGGCGCATGTGGCGACGCAGGTGTGGGGGACGTTCGCGGAGTCCATGCGGATGAACAAGGGCTTTCCGGCGTCGCTCATCTCGGAGGACCTGATGCGGGCTCCGGATGCGGACTATCCCGGCGGATATATCGTGCAGAGTCTTGGGGTTGTGCCGGTGACGTTTGCTTCCCAGGTGGCGCGGGGACGGAAGCTATGGGGGAAGGCGTTGGTCGACTACCTGGATCAGTACAACTATCTTGGGGGGATCGGGATGAATGGGGATTGCCTTCCGGATGAGCGGAATGCACTGACGCTGTCAAATGAGGTGGATGGGTTTGGAGTGCCGAAGGTGCTGGTGCGGTTCTCGTATGGCGAGGCTGAGAAGGCGATGTCGGCGCATGGTGAGAAGGTGATGACGGAGGCGTGGAAGGCTGCGGGAGCGACAGACGTCTGGACCTTTCAGCGGTCGGCGCACGTAATTGGGACTTGCCGGATGGCCGGGAACGAGAGAGACGGTGTTGTCGATTCGTTTGGGAGGAGCTTCGAGATTCCGAATCTGTGGATCTGCGATAACTCGGTGTTTCCGAGTTCGCTGGCGGCGAATCCGGCGCTGACGATCATGGCGCTTTCGCTGCGGACTGCCGACCGGTTTCTGAGTACCCCCACCCTGGGTGAAAAGTCCTAA
- a CDS encoding gluconate 2-dehydrogenase subunit 3 family protein produces MVDQEYLRLIESDRVSPATRKVLLERAKLDNPEYVPLVIDAQGLPTLRAVLARMVPQDGPEPIDLAARVDTMLASGGGNGWRYEVLPEDGMAIRIGLAVLDETALLRSGKGFAVLGAEAQDELLVDAVNGTLQGDLLDMGRWAEELLSYAAEMYMAHPGTFARIGYSGIGDGADAATQKGFVLIGMGEVEAWEPEGKAR; encoded by the coding sequence ATGGTGGATCAGGAGTATCTGCGGCTGATCGAGTCGGACCGGGTTTCGCCGGCGACGCGGAAGGTGTTGCTGGAGCGGGCGAAGCTGGACAACCCTGAATATGTGCCTCTGGTAATCGATGCGCAGGGGCTGCCGACCCTGCGAGCCGTGCTTGCACGCATGGTTCCGCAGGATGGGCCAGAGCCGATCGACCTCGCGGCGCGTGTGGACACGATGCTCGCGAGCGGAGGAGGCAACGGCTGGCGGTACGAGGTACTTCCCGAGGACGGAATGGCGATCCGAATCGGGCTTGCGGTTCTCGATGAGACGGCGCTGCTAAGGTCTGGGAAGGGGTTCGCGGTTCTCGGGGCGGAGGCGCAGGACGAGCTTTTGGTGGACGCCGTCAACGGAACGCTACAGGGCGATTTGTTGGACATGGGGCGGTGGGCGGAGGAACTCCTCTCGTATGCGGCGGAGATGTACATGGCGCATCCGGGCACGTTTGCGCGAATTGGGTACAGCGGGATCGGGGATGGAGCGGATGCGGCGACCCAGAAGGGCTTCGTGCTGATCGGGATGGGGGAAGTGGAAGCGTGGGAGCCTGAGGGTAAAGCTCGATGA
- the dut gene encoding dUTP diphosphatase produces the protein MNTTMQPIPIKVQRLTPTAQMPTYAHTGPWGDLAADLYASAPHTLAAGKTAAVPTGLAFEFPASHGALIEDRSSLAVRGLTTLAGVIDPGYRGELKVVMTNLSPNPVHIAPGDRIAQLRIVQRLEAAFEEVSSLVETERNEGGFGSTGV, from the coding sequence ATGAACACAACAATGCAGCCGATCCCGATCAAGGTCCAGCGCCTCACCCCGACCGCCCAGATGCCCACCTACGCCCACACGGGCCCCTGGGGCGATCTCGCCGCCGACCTCTATGCGTCTGCCCCGCACACACTCGCCGCAGGCAAGACAGCCGCCGTCCCTACCGGCCTCGCATTCGAATTCCCCGCGAGCCACGGAGCCTTGATCGAGGACCGCTCCAGCCTGGCCGTCCGAGGCCTCACCACCCTCGCGGGCGTGATCGATCCTGGCTATCGCGGCGAACTCAAGGTCGTCATGACGAACCTCAGCCCTAACCCGGTCCACATCGCCCCCGGCGACCGCATCGCGCAGCTTCGCATCGTCCAGCGCCTCGAAGCTGCCTTCGAAGAGGTCTCAAGCCTCGTTGAAACCGAGCGCAACGAGGGAGGCTTCGGGAGCACCGGCGTCTAG
- the purL gene encoding phosphoribosylformylglycinamidine synthase subunit PurL has translation MPKQQVQPHPYLPAAPEGQTPSPCTITPALLKTHSITQAEYESLHAKLGRTPSLTELGIFSVMWSEHCSYKSSRVHLKRLPTKGDRLTGPGSVVQGPGENAGIIDVGDGWACAFKIESHNHPSYIEPYQGAATGVGGILRDIFTMNARPMAVMDSLRFGPLSPPETPEEGDPTDYHRNRHTMQGVVHGVAGYGNCFGVPNLGGETRFESCYSGNPLLNAFALGLVRKDEIFYAKATGVGNPVIYVGAKTGRDGIHGATMASEEFTEGSEQKRPNVQMGDPFLEKLLLEACLEAMATGAVLGIQDMGAAGLTCSTCEMGARGELGVSIELDLVPQRETGMTSYEIMLSESQERMLLVADAGREQEVLDVFTKWGLDASIVGTVTADDVMRVFHHGELIAEIPNKALTDEAPVYHRPVGTWTAPVPKDPPAWVLEELKKPRDYTADLKRLLASANICDKRWIYEQYDSMVQTNTVQGPGGEAGVIRIKGTGKSEAAPHAEAPRHEGFLGHLVDLVSSSTPEGEATLSTGNVDAANPDLDIDTKMVAKPERGLAMALAGNGRWTYLDPKLGAMHAVAEAARKVACTGATPVAATNCLNFGNPEKPEIMAQLSEAIDGIAEACKALGTPVTGGNVSLYNETRGEGIYPTPVIGIVGILDDVSTAVPNSFRQAGDLIVFLSAITGDGRRALQDMGATAYAQSRSFPLWGEPPVLSLNEEAALHKALTALASNRLLASAADLSDGGAATAIARACMPQELGAAISMKLTDASPFAIQERLFSEVGSSVIASCRKADFPEIQALLAQHPKVWAFPIGEVSAGAIEVRINEEPVISASLAELQGAYSQTIESNLAAEVATA, from the coding sequence ATGCCCAAACAGCAAGTTCAGCCTCACCCGTATCTCCCCGCCGCCCCCGAGGGCCAGACCCCGAGCCCCTGTACCATCACCCCCGCTCTGCTCAAGACGCACAGCATCACCCAGGCCGAGTACGAGAGCCTCCACGCCAAGCTTGGGCGCACGCCGTCCTTGACCGAGTTGGGCATCTTCTCCGTCATGTGGTCGGAGCACTGCAGCTACAAGAGCTCGCGCGTTCACCTCAAGCGGCTTCCGACCAAGGGCGACCGCCTCACCGGACCCGGGTCGGTAGTACAAGGTCCAGGCGAGAATGCCGGCATCATCGACGTCGGCGATGGCTGGGCCTGCGCGTTCAAGATCGAGTCCCACAACCACCCAAGCTACATCGAGCCCTACCAGGGCGCGGCGACCGGCGTCGGCGGCATCCTTCGGGATATCTTCACCATGAACGCCCGCCCCATGGCTGTCATGGATTCCCTCCGCTTCGGCCCCCTGTCCCCTCCCGAAACTCCGGAAGAGGGCGACCCCACCGACTACCACCGCAACCGCCACACCATGCAGGGCGTCGTCCACGGCGTGGCCGGCTACGGCAACTGCTTCGGCGTCCCGAACCTCGGCGGCGAAACCCGCTTCGAGTCCTGCTACTCCGGCAACCCGCTCCTGAACGCCTTCGCCCTCGGCCTCGTGCGCAAGGACGAGATCTTCTACGCCAAGGCCACCGGCGTCGGCAATCCGGTCATCTACGTCGGAGCCAAGACGGGCCGCGACGGCATTCACGGCGCGACGATGGCATCGGAAGAGTTCACCGAAGGCTCCGAGCAGAAGCGTCCGAACGTTCAGATGGGCGATCCGTTCCTCGAGAAGCTTCTCCTCGAGGCTTGTCTCGAAGCCATGGCGACCGGGGCCGTACTTGGAATACAAGACATGGGAGCCGCCGGCCTCACCTGCTCCACCTGCGAGATGGGCGCGCGCGGCGAACTCGGCGTCTCCATCGAGCTCGACCTCGTTCCCCAGCGCGAGACCGGTATGACCTCCTACGAGATCATGCTGTCCGAATCGCAGGAGCGCATGCTCCTCGTCGCGGATGCCGGACGTGAGCAGGAAGTCCTCGACGTCTTCACCAAGTGGGGCCTCGACGCGAGCATCGTCGGCACGGTTACGGCCGATGACGTCATGCGAGTCTTCCACCACGGCGAACTGATCGCCGAGATTCCCAACAAGGCTCTCACCGACGAAGCGCCCGTCTACCACCGTCCCGTAGGCACATGGACCGCGCCCGTGCCCAAGGATCCTCCGGCGTGGGTTCTCGAAGAGCTGAAGAAGCCCCGCGACTACACCGCCGACCTCAAGCGCCTGCTCGCCAGCGCCAACATCTGCGACAAGCGCTGGATCTACGAGCAGTACGACTCGATGGTCCAGACCAACACCGTCCAGGGCCCCGGCGGCGAGGCCGGCGTCATCCGCATTAAGGGCACAGGCAAGTCCGAGGCCGCTCCGCACGCGGAGGCTCCGCGCCACGAAGGCTTCCTCGGCCATCTCGTCGACCTCGTCTCCTCCTCGACCCCCGAAGGCGAAGCGACCCTCTCGACCGGCAACGTAGATGCCGCCAACCCTGATCTCGATATCGACACAAAGATGGTCGCGAAGCCCGAACGTGGCCTGGCGATGGCCCTCGCGGGCAATGGCCGCTGGACGTACCTCGACCCCAAGCTCGGAGCCATGCACGCCGTCGCGGAAGCCGCACGGAAGGTCGCCTGCACGGGAGCAACGCCAGTCGCCGCTACCAACTGCCTCAACTTCGGCAACCCCGAAAAACCCGAGATCATGGCCCAGCTCTCCGAAGCCATTGACGGTATTGCCGAAGCATGCAAGGCCCTTGGCACCCCGGTGACCGGAGGTAACGTCAGCCTCTACAATGAGACGCGGGGCGAGGGGATCTATCCAACGCCGGTGATCGGTATCGTTGGCATTCTCGACGACGTTTCCACGGCCGTGCCGAACAGCTTCCGTCAGGCAGGCGATCTCATCGTCTTCCTCTCAGCGATCACAGGAGACGGCCGTCGTGCCTTGCAGGACATGGGTGCCACTGCTTACGCCCAGAGCCGTTCGTTCCCGTTGTGGGGTGAACCGCCTGTCCTTTCTCTCAACGAGGAAGCGGCCCTGCACAAGGCCCTCACCGCGCTCGCTTCGAACCGCCTGCTCGCCTCCGCGGCCGATCTCTCGGACGGAGGAGCGGCTACGGCGATCGCACGCGCCTGCATGCCACAGGAACTCGGCGCAGCAATCTCGATGAAGCTTACAGACGCCTCCCCATTCGCCATCCAGGAGCGCCTCTTCAGCGAGGTCGGATCCTCCGTCATCGCAAGCTGCCGCAAAGCCGACTTCCCCGAGATTCAGGCCCTCCTCGCGCAGCACCCAAAGGTGTGGGCATTCCCGATTGGCGAGGTAAGCGCTGGCGCGATCGAGGTCCGCATCAACGAAGAGCCGGTAATCTCGGCATCACTCGCCGAGTTGCAAGGTGCCTACTCCCAAACCATCGAATCCAATCTAGCCGCCGAGGTAGCCACCGCATGA
- the purF gene encoding amidophosphoribosyltransferase codes for MPLISNSAIEDEETPFDKLREECGVMAVYNHPDAARLTYWGLYSLQHRGQESAGIAVSNGAEENAITDLKGMGLVSEIFTDPVLQRLPGHIAIGHTRYSTTGDSALLNAQPISVESTKGLIAIAHNGNLTNLGNSRARLEKDGAVFQTTSDSEIIVQLIAHSKGHTLIDCIADSLAQVDGAFSIVMMTRNRIFAARDPHGFRPLSMGRITGKEGGPDTFVFASETCAFDLLHAKYERDVEPGELVMVSEDGVSSHFFSTGTPRQSCVFEHVYFARPDSRIYGRWVQQSREEMGRQLARESGVPADLIVPVPDSGVTAAIGYAAESGIPFNFGLIRNHYVGRTFIEPTQRVRDFGVRMKLNPNRSLLEGKRVILIDDSIIRGTTSRKIVRMVRAAGATEVHLRISCPPTVAPCFYGVDTPSTEHLIAAQKNLEQIREYIEADSLAYLSLVGLTHSCTKGEPATGMAPASYCTACYTGVYPTQVIDVSEILPATTLA; via the coding sequence ATGCCCTTGATCAGCAATTCTGCAATCGAAGACGAAGAAACCCCCTTCGACAAGCTCCGCGAAGAGTGCGGCGTCATGGCCGTCTACAACCACCCTGACGCCGCCCGCCTCACCTACTGGGGCCTCTACTCCCTCCAGCATCGCGGCCAGGAGTCCGCCGGCATCGCCGTCTCGAACGGAGCCGAAGAGAACGCCATCACCGACCTCAAGGGCATGGGCCTCGTCTCCGAGATCTTCACCGACCCCGTCCTCCAGCGCCTCCCCGGCCACATCGCCATCGGCCACACCCGCTACTCCACCACCGGCGACTCCGCCCTGCTCAACGCCCAGCCCATCTCGGTCGAATCGACCAAGGGTCTCATCGCCATCGCGCACAACGGCAACCTGACGAACCTCGGCAACTCCCGCGCCCGCCTTGAGAAAGACGGCGCCGTCTTCCAGACCACATCCGACTCCGAGATCATCGTCCAGCTCATCGCCCACTCCAAGGGCCACACCCTCATCGACTGCATCGCCGACTCCCTCGCCCAGGTCGACGGGGCCTTCTCGATCGTCATGATGACGCGCAACCGCATCTTCGCCGCGCGCGACCCTCACGGCTTCCGCCCGCTCTCGATGGGCCGCATCACAGGCAAGGAAGGCGGCCCGGACACGTTCGTCTTCGCCAGCGAGACCTGCGCCTTCGACCTCCTGCACGCTAAGTACGAGCGCGACGTGGAACCGGGTGAGCTCGTCATGGTGTCGGAAGACGGCGTCAGCAGCCACTTCTTCTCGACAGGAACACCGCGCCAATCCTGCGTCTTCGAGCACGTCTACTTCGCCCGTCCCGATTCGCGCATCTACGGCCGGTGGGTCCAGCAGAGCCGCGAAGAGATGGGCCGTCAGCTCGCCCGTGAATCCGGCGTCCCGGCGGACCTCATCGTTCCCGTGCCCGACTCCGGTGTCACCGCCGCCATCGGCTACGCCGCCGAGTCCGGCATCCCGTTCAACTTCGGCCTCATCCGCAACCACTACGTCGGCCGCACCTTCATCGAGCCCACCCAGCGCGTGCGCGATTTCGGCGTCCGCATGAAGCTCAACCCGAACCGCTCGCTGCTCGAAGGCAAGCGCGTCATCCTCATCGACGACTCCATCATCCGCGGAACCACATCCAGAAAAATCGTCCGCATGGTGAGAGCAGCCGGAGCTACGGAGGTCCATCTCCGCATCTCCTGTCCGCCAACGGTCGCCCCCTGCTTCTACGGCGTCGACACCCCCTCGACCGAGCACCTTATAGCTGCACAGAAGAACCTCGAACAAATACGCGAGTACATCGAAGCCGACTCTCTCGCCTACCTGTCGCTGGTCGGTTTAACTCACTCCTGCACCAAGGGCGAACCCGCCACCGGCATGGCCCCCGCCTCCTACTGCACGGCGTGTTACACCGGCGTCTATCCGACCCAGGTGATTGATGTAAGCGAGATTCTCCCTGCCACAACATTGGCCTGA
- a CDS encoding DUF1810 domain-containing protein → MPRASTDDAFHLNRFLEAQSGFYAQARAELAAGQKHSHWMWFIFPQIQGLGSSSVAQRYAVTDLTEAKAYLAHPTLGPRLRECTGLVNAIENRTLAEVFGYPDDLKFHSCITLFAHAASLPEDQVFQEALANYFQNKPDQATIARLHR, encoded by the coding sequence ATGCCACGTGCCTCAACCGACGACGCGTTCCACTTGAATCGCTTCCTCGAAGCTCAGTCGGGGTTTTATGCCCAGGCCCGCGCCGAACTCGCCGCTGGCCAGAAGCATTCCCACTGGATGTGGTTCATCTTCCCGCAGATTCAAGGCCTCGGATCGAGTTCGGTAGCACAACGCTACGCCGTCACCGACCTCACCGAGGCGAAAGCCTACCTCGCTCATCCCACCCTCGGTCCACGCCTCCGCGAGTGCACCGGCCTCGTGAACGCCATCGAGAACCGCACACTCGCTGAGGTCTTCGGCTACCCCGACGACCTCAAGTTCCACTCCTGCATCACCCTCTTCGCCCACGCCGCATCCCTGCCCGAAGACCAGGTCTTCCAGGAAGCCCTCGCGAACTACTTCCAGAACAAGCCCGACCAGGCGACCATCGCCCGACTCCACCGCTGA